Proteins encoded together in one Kitasatospora albolonga window:
- a CDS encoding short-chain dehydrogenase: MSQPAQPTRSTAPLDGRRVVITGASRDFGRTLAIRFAQQGAEVYLSARTRKAAEAVAQEIRDLGLGPAHSFACDLTDPAAVRAFAEGVGELTPAVDILVHNGARWLEGTDLLSVEDDDVVDTIASGATGTALVTKSFLPLLLASEQPDIVGMVSVCGVPGNHRSEAHAAFYAAKSAQAGFLDVLSARLRPQGVRVIGLYPPDFDNHDPLSADWESAERTASSQLTAQSLSECVLFAVGQPRDCFIRSFHFEQVREPGPAPEEGTG; the protein is encoded by the coding sequence ATGTCCCAGCCCGCACAGCCCACCCGCAGCACCGCCCCGCTCGACGGACGCCGGGTGGTGATCACCGGCGCCTCCCGCGACTTCGGGCGGACCCTGGCCATCCGCTTCGCCCAGCAGGGCGCCGAGGTGTACCTGTCGGCCCGTACGCGGAAGGCGGCCGAGGCGGTCGCGCAGGAGATCCGGGACCTCGGCCTCGGCCCGGCGCACTCCTTCGCCTGCGACCTCACCGACCCCGCCGCCGTCCGCGCCTTCGCCGAGGGCGTCGGTGAGCTGACCCCGGCCGTCGACATCCTCGTCCACAACGGCGCCCGCTGGCTGGAGGGCACCGACCTGCTCTCCGTCGAGGACGACGACGTGGTCGACACCATCGCCTCGGGCGCCACCGGCACGGCCCTGGTGACCAAGAGCTTCCTGCCGCTGCTGCTCGCCTCCGAGCAGCCCGACATCGTCGGCATGGTCTCGGTGTGCGGAGTGCCCGGCAACCACCGCTCCGAGGCGCACGCCGCCTTCTACGCGGCCAAGAGCGCGCAGGCCGGTTTCCTGGACGTCCTCTCCGCCCGGTTGCGGCCGCAGGGCGTGCGCGTCATCGGCCTCTACCCGCCGGACTTCGACAACCACGACCCGCTCTCCGCCGACTGGGAGAGCGCCGAGCGCACCGCCTCCTCGCAGCTGACCGCCCAGTCGCTCAGCGAGTGCGTGCTGTTCGCGGTGGGCCAGCCGAGGGACTGCTTCATCCGCTCGTTCCACTTCGAGCAGGTGCGGGAGCCCGGGCCCGCCCCGGAAGAGGGCACCGGATGA
- a CDS encoding amidinotransferase, producing the protein MPSGEPQQTSSPDRPARTARPRELLMCRPAHYDVTYSINPWMHPEKPVDTALALAQWEQLRSLYEDAGHTVHTIEPEQGLPDMVFAANGATVVDGKVLAARFRHVERTAEGPAYLQWFLNNGWADTLWPEHINEGEGDYLLAGRRLLAGTGFRTDARSHAEAQEFFGVPVTGLTLVDPRFYHLDTALSVLSDDEIMYYPDAFSPGSRAVLRELYPDALLASHADADVFGLNAFSDGLHVFLPQAATGLAAQLAERGFEPVGTDLSELLKAGGSTKCCTLELRRPA; encoded by the coding sequence ATGCCTTCCGGCGAACCCCAGCAGACGTCCTCCCCCGACCGGCCCGCTCGGACCGCCCGCCCCCGCGAGCTGCTGATGTGCCGCCCCGCCCACTACGACGTCACCTACTCGATCAACCCCTGGATGCACCCCGAGAAACCGGTCGACACGGCCCTCGCCCTCGCCCAGTGGGAACAGCTGCGCTCCCTGTACGAGGACGCGGGCCACACCGTGCACACCATCGAGCCCGAACAGGGCCTGCCGGACATGGTGTTCGCCGCCAACGGGGCCACCGTGGTGGACGGCAAGGTCCTGGCCGCCCGGTTCCGGCACGTCGAGCGCACCGCCGAAGGACCCGCCTACCTCCAGTGGTTCCTGAACAACGGCTGGGCCGACACCCTGTGGCCCGAGCACATCAACGAGGGCGAGGGCGACTACCTGCTGGCCGGCCGCCGTCTGCTGGCGGGCACCGGCTTCCGCACCGACGCGCGCTCGCACGCCGAGGCCCAGGAGTTCTTCGGCGTCCCGGTCACCGGCCTCACCCTGGTCGACCCCCGCTTCTACCACCTGGACACCGCGCTGTCGGTGCTCTCCGACGACGAGATCATGTACTACCCGGACGCGTTCAGCCCCGGCAGCCGGGCCGTGCTGCGCGAGCTCTACCCGGATGCGCTCCTCGCCTCCCACGCGGACGCCGACGTCTTCGGGCTCAACGCGTTCAGCGACGGGCTCCACGTCTTCCTGCCGCAGGCCGCGACCGGACTCGCGGCCCAGCTCGCCGAGCGCGGCTTCGAACCGGTCGGCACCGACCTGTCCGAACTCCTCAAGGCGGGCGGCAGCACCAAGTGCTGCACGCTGGAGCTGCGCCGCCCCGCCTGA
- a CDS encoding aspartate aminotransferase family protein produces MSPTPTGEAAPPTAEGLPAALPDDSAAVLELAGKAAAEYVAALTDEPAAPRRQHEDDWQDALARFTGPLPDQGMGAAAAVRELAEHALPQAVRSSGPRYFHFVTGGTTPAALGADWLAATIDQNAAAWVCSPLATQLETVALGWLKELFGLPAPWGAVTTTGGTMANFTGLAAARRWWARRHGVDVDVQGLAGLPVMPVFGSGFAHASIAKSLGMLGLGRSALRRFPADGTGRLDLDALRTALRELDGAPAVLVATAGEPDAGRFDPVAELADLAAEFDVWLHVDGAFGLFAALDGRTAHLVEGVERAHSVAADGHKWLNVPFDTGFSFVRDPALLGSVFTNQAAYLVDVDDPHINYANLGPDNSRRARSLAVWATLAAYGRDGYRQLVSRHLAVATGFAEQVRQDPDLELLAPVVLNAVCFRVRPRGVPEGELDALNRRLAEQLLLDGRVHLGATTFDGRAALRPVFANWRTSPQDAGLILEVLRELLDRETAA; encoded by the coding sequence ATGAGCCCCACACCCACCGGAGAAGCCGCGCCGCCCACCGCCGAGGGGCTGCCGGCCGCCCTGCCCGACGACAGCGCCGCCGTCCTCGAACTGGCCGGAAAGGCCGCCGCGGAGTACGTCGCCGCGCTCACCGACGAGCCGGCGGCCCCCCGGCGGCAGCACGAGGACGACTGGCAGGACGCCCTGGCCCGGTTCACCGGCCCGCTGCCCGACCAGGGCATGGGCGCGGCGGCGGCCGTACGCGAACTGGCCGAGCACGCCCTGCCGCAGGCCGTCCGCTCCTCGGGCCCCCGCTACTTCCACTTCGTCACCGGCGGCACCACCCCCGCCGCACTCGGCGCGGACTGGCTGGCCGCCACCATCGACCAGAACGCCGCCGCCTGGGTCTGCTCCCCGCTCGCCACCCAGCTGGAGACGGTCGCGCTGGGCTGGCTGAAGGAGCTGTTCGGGCTCCCGGCACCGTGGGGCGCGGTCACCACCACCGGCGGCACCATGGCCAACTTCACCGGTCTGGCCGCCGCCCGCCGCTGGTGGGCCCGGCGGCACGGTGTGGACGTGGACGTCCAGGGGCTGGCCGGGCTGCCCGTGATGCCGGTGTTCGGCAGCGGGTTCGCGCACGCGAGCATCGCCAAGTCGCTCGGGATGCTGGGGCTCGGCCGCTCCGCCCTGCGCCGGTTCCCCGCCGACGGCACCGGCCGCCTCGACCTGGACGCGCTGCGTACCGCGCTGAGGGAACTGGACGGCGCACCGGCCGTCCTGGTGGCCACGGCCGGTGAACCGGACGCGGGACGGTTCGACCCCGTGGCCGAACTCGCCGACCTGGCGGCAGAGTTCGACGTATGGCTCCATGTGGACGGGGCGTTCGGGCTGTTCGCGGCGCTGGACGGACGCACCGCCCATCTGGTCGAGGGCGTCGAGCGCGCCCACTCGGTCGCCGCCGACGGGCACAAGTGGCTCAACGTCCCCTTCGACACCGGCTTCAGCTTCGTCCGCGACCCGGCGCTGCTCGGTTCGGTCTTCACCAACCAGGCGGCCTACCTGGTGGACGTGGACGACCCGCACATCAACTACGCCAACCTCGGCCCGGACAACTCCCGGCGGGCCCGCAGCCTCGCGGTCTGGGCCACCCTCGCCGCCTACGGGCGCGACGGCTACCGGCAGTTGGTGTCGCGGCACCTCGCGGTGGCGACGGGCTTCGCCGAGCAGGTGCGGCAGGACCCGGATCTGGAACTGCTCGCCCCGGTGGTGCTGAACGCGGTCTGCTTCCGGGTCCGCCCGAGGGGTGTGCCGGAAGGCGAACTGGACGCCCTCAACCGGAGGCTGGCCGAACAGCTGCTGCTGGACGGCCGGGTCCACCTGGGCGCCACCACCTTCGACGGCCGCGCGGCCCTGCGTCCCGTCTTCGCCAACTGGCGTACGTCACCGCAGGACGCCGGGCTGATCCTGGAGGTGCTGCGGGAACTACTGGACCGGGAGACCGCCGCCTAG
- a CDS encoding flavin-nucleotide-binding protein: MKEKARTARADLDAVLAAGFVCHLGVVVDGTPRVVPTVYGATADTLYFHGSVATPSLVRAPHAEVCVTVTHVDGVVVARSLFEHSVNYRSAMVYGTPRPVTDEDEKLAGLRVVTEQAAPGQWEYARRPNRKELAATSLLALGLDEASVKVRTGPPDDADSLDAALGLWAGVLPLTTVRGAPVPDPALPDSIAPPAHLLRF; the protein is encoded by the coding sequence ATGAAGGAGAAGGCGCGCACCGCGCGGGCCGACCTGGACGCGGTCCTGGCGGCCGGGTTCGTCTGCCATCTGGGCGTCGTCGTGGACGGTACGCCGAGGGTCGTGCCCACGGTGTACGGCGCGACCGCCGACACCCTGTACTTCCACGGCTCGGTCGCCACCCCCAGCCTGGTCCGGGCGCCGCACGCCGAGGTCTGCGTCACGGTCACGCATGTGGACGGCGTGGTGGTGGCCCGTTCGCTGTTCGAGCACAGCGTCAACTACCGCAGCGCCATGGTCTACGGGACGCCCCGGCCGGTGACCGACGAGGACGAGAAGCTGGCGGGGCTGCGGGTGGTGACCGAGCAGGCGGCGCCGGGCCAGTGGGAGTACGCGCGGCGCCCCAACCGCAAGGAGCTGGCGGCCACTTCGCTGCTGGCGCTGGGGCTGGACGAGGCGTCGGTGAAGGTGCGGACCGGGCCGCCGGACGACGCCGACAGCCTGGACGCCGCGCTCGGCCTGTGGGCCGGGGTGCTGCCGCTGACCACCGTACGCGGCGCCCCGGTGCCCGACCCGGCCCTCCCGGACTCCATCGCGCCGCCCGCCCATCTGCTGCGGTTCTGA
- a CDS encoding serine/threonine protein kinase, with protein sequence MEPLRSTDPARIAGYRILGRLGAGGMGVVLLGRSAGGALVAIKLIRAEYADDAGFRTRFRREVAIARQVRNRWAVPVVDADTEAAAPWLATEFVPGPPLSEAVGGGAPLPERSVRALGAMLAEALEAVHGAGLVHRDVKPGNVLLGLDGPRLIDFGIARALDDTVLTATDAIVGSPGFLSPEQAQGRRIGPPSDIFSLGCVLVYAATGGRPFGSGPVEAMLFRTVHDAADLGALPPGLRPVVEACLSKGPEGRPTAGEIRRAFAEDAAGGSWLPGPVTHLIAERSARMLALPDIEATSLDAGSAGETGATPAIGAGSRDTTTVPRSPRRRRFLAYVTGGAVLAAAGGTTAWLAGLKDGKDPGGRGEEDGRAPTARPELRIGLQADLSGPSAAVGRGQERAALLAVEEHNARADAPFTLRLVTADDGGDAARAQAAVRRFAEDPLLVAAIGATGADAAREALVAYDEVALPLLSVVDGDTRNLNRIFLCARPRNDMQMLPVAQFLGAREISTVALVDDGTEYGHQTTRFLSTGLRGNGRTVLAETVREGAGDLDAEAERIVARKPGAVVYGGGWRDAGRFARALAGAGFRGPRIGTQAVHDPRFLAEAGEDAAGWLVVSTAADPVSVPSVRAFAAAYRGRFDSAPPLLAAEAYDAVGLIAACAEGTGRKTVTRQDMLPVLRSTRYKGVSKSYAFEPANGMYAGDGVFVYRVERGRFRYAGMDGRTV encoded by the coding sequence ATGGAACCGCTCCGTTCCACGGACCCGGCGCGGATCGCCGGGTACCGCATCCTCGGCCGGCTCGGTGCCGGGGGCATGGGCGTGGTGCTGCTGGGCCGGTCGGCCGGTGGCGCGCTGGTGGCCATCAAGCTGATCCGGGCCGAGTACGCGGACGACGCCGGGTTCCGCACCCGGTTCCGGCGTGAGGTGGCGATCGCCCGGCAGGTGCGCAACCGGTGGGCGGTGCCGGTCGTGGACGCCGACACCGAGGCGGCGGCGCCGTGGCTGGCCACCGAGTTCGTGCCGGGGCCGCCGCTGAGCGAGGCGGTGGGGGGCGGGGCGCCGCTGCCGGAGCGCAGTGTGCGGGCGCTCGGGGCGATGCTGGCGGAGGCGCTGGAGGCCGTCCACGGGGCGGGGCTCGTCCACCGGGACGTGAAGCCCGGCAACGTTCTGCTGGGTCTGGACGGGCCCCGGCTGATCGACTTCGGGATCGCGCGGGCCCTGGACGACACGGTCCTCACGGCGACGGACGCGATCGTCGGCTCCCCTGGCTTCCTCTCGCCCGAGCAGGCGCAGGGGCGGCGGATCGGCCCGCCGAGCGACATCTTCTCGCTGGGCTGCGTCCTGGTGTACGCGGCGACCGGCGGGCGGCCGTTCGGCAGCGGGCCGGTGGAGGCGATGCTCTTCCGTACGGTGCACGATGCGGCGGATCTGGGCGCGCTGCCGCCGGGGCTGCGGCCGGTCGTGGAGGCGTGCCTGTCGAAGGGGCCGGAGGGGCGGCCGACCGCCGGGGAGATCCGGCGGGCCTTCGCCGAGGACGCGGCGGGGGGCAGCTGGCTGCCCGGTCCGGTGACCCATCTGATCGCCGAGCGCTCGGCCCGGATGCTCGCCCTGCCCGATATCGAGGCGACCAGCCTGGACGCCGGGTCCGCGGGAGAGACCGGGGCCACGCCCGCGATCGGTGCCGGGAGCCGGGACACCACCACCGTGCCGCGCTCCCCCCGGCGCCGACGGTTCCTCGCGTACGTCACCGGCGGCGCGGTCCTCGCGGCGGCGGGCGGGACCACCGCCTGGCTGGCCGGGCTGAAGGACGGGAAGGACCCGGGCGGCCGGGGCGAGGAGGACGGGAGGGCGCCGACCGCGCGGCCCGAGCTCCGGATCGGGCTCCAGGCCGACCTCAGCGGGCCGTCGGCGGCGGTCGGCCGGGGCCAGGAGCGGGCGGCGCTCCTGGCGGTCGAGGAGCACAACGCCCGCGCGGACGCGCCGTTCACGCTGCGGCTGGTCACGGCCGACGACGGCGGTGACGCGGCGCGGGCGCAGGCGGCGGTGCGGCGGTTCGCCGAGGACCCGCTGCTGGTGGCGGCCATCGGGGCGACCGGCGCGGACGCGGCGCGCGAGGCGCTGGTCGCCTACGACGAGGTGGCGCTGCCGCTGCTCAGTGTGGTGGACGGGGACACCAGGAACCTGAACCGGATCTTCCTCTGCGCCCGGCCGCGCAACGACATGCAGATGCTGCCGGTGGCGCAGTTCCTGGGGGCGCGGGAGATCAGCACCGTGGCACTGGTGGACGACGGGACCGAGTACGGCCACCAGACGACGCGCTTCCTGAGCACGGGGCTGCGGGGCAACGGCCGCACGGTCCTGGCGGAGACGGTGCGGGAGGGCGCCGGGGATCTGGACGCCGAGGCGGAGCGGATCGTGGCGAGGAAGCCGGGGGCGGTGGTGTACGGGGGCGGGTGGCGGGACGCGGGCCGGTTCGCGCGGGCGCTGGCGGGGGCGGGGTTCCGGGGGCCGAGGATCGGAACCCAGGCCGTGCACGACCCCCGGTTCCTGGCGGAGGCGGGTGAGGACGCGGCGGGGTGGCTGGTCGTGTCGACGGCCGCCGACCCTGTCTCCGTACCCTCGGTACGTGCCTTCGCCGCCGCCTACCGGGGGCGCTTCGACAGCGCGCCGCCGCTGCTGGCCGCCGAGGCGTACGACGCGGTCGGGCTGATCGCGGCGTGTGCGGAGGGGACGGGGCGGAAGACGGTGACGCGGCAGGACATGCTGCCCGTGCTGCGGTCGACGCGGTACAAGGGCGTCTCCAAGAGCTACGCGTTCGAACCCGCCAACGGGATGTACGCCGGGGACGGGGTCTTCGTCTACCGGGTGGAGCGGGGGCGTTTCCGGTACGCCGGGATGGACGGCCGCACGGTCTGA
- a CDS encoding CDP-diacylglycerol--serine O-phosphatidyltransferase → MTVVDPDTKVGWVPEAEEESDTDSAEDMPLSMRLSIADTLTLGNATCGFMAVYFTTTGILIPHLTGSEETGMARHSAATAVILMLMAAIFDLFDGLVARKLRSSPMGAELDNLSDLISFGLAPAYFVLVYGMVADDAHQRVSALAAIVVLLAVVLRLARFSCVTLKDGMFQGMPSPFGALTVVSIVLLELPFVPTLLAIIGVAWLMVSRVEYPKPRGILAVAMLSWIVGAMGLLAAWAFDAPGGQLLLQTGCALQVVLGAVIPLFATARRVNTFRDNRREARAAQLP, encoded by the coding sequence TTGACCGTAGTTGATCCGGATACCAAGGTCGGCTGGGTACCGGAGGCCGAAGAGGAGAGCGACACGGACAGCGCGGAGGACATGCCGCTGTCCATGCGGCTGTCGATAGCGGACACGCTCACCCTCGGTAACGCCACGTGCGGTTTCATGGCGGTGTACTTCACCACCACCGGGATTCTCATCCCGCACCTCACGGGCAGCGAGGAGACGGGCATGGCCCGCCACTCGGCGGCCACCGCCGTGATCCTCATGCTGATGGCGGCGATCTTCGACCTCTTCGACGGGCTCGTGGCGCGCAAGCTGCGGTCCTCGCCGATGGGTGCGGAGCTGGACAACCTCTCCGACCTCATCAGCTTCGGGCTCGCCCCGGCCTACTTCGTCCTCGTGTACGGGATGGTCGCGGACGACGCCCACCAGCGGGTCTCGGCCCTGGCGGCGATCGTGGTGCTGCTGGCCGTGGTGCTCAGACTGGCCAGATTCTCCTGTGTGACCTTGAAGGACGGCATGTTCCAGGGCATGCCGAGCCCCTTCGGAGCGCTGACGGTCGTCTCGATCGTGCTCCTGGAGCTGCCCTTCGTCCCGACGCTGCTCGCGATCATCGGGGTGGCGTGGCTGATGGTGAGCCGGGTCGAGTACCCCAAGCCGCGGGGCATCCTCGCGGTGGCGATGCTCAGCTGGATCGTCGGCGCGATGGGGCTGCTCGCCGCGTGGGCGTTCGACGCGCCGGGCGGTCAGCTGCTGCTCCAGACCGGCTGTGCGCTCCAGGTGGTCCTGGGCGCGGTGATCCCGCTCTTCGCCACGGCGCGACGGGTCAACACGTTCCGTGACAACCGGCGCGAGGCGCGGGCGGCACAGCTCCCGTAG
- a CDS encoding phosphatidylserine decarboxylase translates to MPDSPISARGGVRIARGASPWLLPTVATAALSLARARKSGRWAAVAVPTTALAAGMLWFFRDPEREITDGRVISPADGVVQSIMPWKDGRTRVAIFMSPLNVHVNRAPLAGTVTSVEHVPGGFVPAFNKESENNERVVWHFDTELGDIEMVQIAGAVARRIVPYIPQGTKVEQGERIGLIRFGSRVDIYLPEGIDVAVEVGQTTTAGVTRIDRS, encoded by the coding sequence ATGCCCGACAGCCCTATCTCCGCCCGCGGCGGGGTCCGCATCGCACGCGGAGCATCGCCGTGGCTCCTGCCGACCGTCGCCACCGCAGCCCTCAGCCTCGCCCGTGCCCGCAAGTCCGGGCGCTGGGCGGCCGTGGCCGTGCCCACCACCGCGCTCGCGGCGGGCATGCTCTGGTTCTTCCGCGACCCCGAGCGCGAGATCACTGACGGCCGGGTCATCTCCCCGGCCGACGGTGTGGTGCAGAGCATCATGCCGTGGAAGGACGGGCGCACCCGGGTCGCCATCTTCATGAGCCCGCTCAACGTCCACGTCAACCGCGCGCCGCTGGCGGGCACCGTGACGTCGGTCGAGCACGTCCCGGGCGGGTTCGTCCCGGCGTTCAACAAGGAGAGCGAGAACAACGAGCGCGTTGTCTGGCACTTCGACACCGAGCTCGGCGACATCGAGATGGTGCAGATCGCGGGAGCGGTCGCCCGTCGGATCGTGCCGTACATCCCGCAGGGCACGAAGGTGGAGCAGGGCGAGCGCATCGGCCTGATCCGCTTCGGCTCGCGGGTCGACATCTACCTTCCGGAAGGTATCGATGTCGCGGTCGAGGTCGGCCAGACCACCACCGCGGGGGTGACTCGAATTGACCGTAGTTGA
- a CDS encoding acyl-CoA dehydrogenase, which translates to MTRLAQTAGLNDIQREILATVRDFVDKEIIPVATQLEHRDEYPTEIVEGLKELGLFGLMIPEEYGGLGESLLTYALCVEEIARGWMSVSGIINTHFIVAYMLKQHGTQEQKDTFLPRMALGEVRGAFSMSEPALGSDVSAISSKGVREGDEYVLNGQKMWLTNGGTSTLVAVLARSDEGHPEGTAPHKSMTTFLVEKEPGFGEVRPGLTIPGKIDKMGYKGVDTTELIMDDLRIPANRVLGGTTGRGFYQMMDGVEVGRVNVAARGCGVAQRAFELGVSYAQQRHTFGKPIAQHQAIQFKLAEMATKVEAAHAMMVNAARKKDSGERNDLEAGMAKYLASEYCKEVVEDAFRIHGGYGFSKEYEIERLYREAPMLLIGEGTAEIQKMIIGRRLLEEYRFQG; encoded by the coding sequence ATGACGCGACTCGCCCAGACCGCCGGTCTGAACGACATCCAGCGGGAAATCCTCGCCACGGTCCGGGATTTCGTCGACAAGGAGATCATTCCGGTCGCGACCCAGCTGGAGCACCGGGACGAGTACCCGACCGAAATCGTCGAGGGACTCAAGGAGCTCGGTCTGTTCGGGCTGATGATCCCCGAGGAGTACGGGGGTCTGGGTGAGTCGCTGCTCACCTACGCGCTGTGCGTGGAGGAGATCGCCCGCGGCTGGATGAGCGTGTCGGGGATCATCAACACGCATTTCATCGTGGCCTACATGCTCAAGCAGCACGGCACCCAGGAGCAGAAGGACACATTCCTGCCGCGCATGGCGCTGGGCGAGGTGCGGGGCGCGTTCTCGATGTCGGAGCCGGCGCTCGGCTCCGATGTCTCAGCGATCTCCTCCAAGGGCGTCAGGGAGGGCGACGAGTACGTTCTCAACGGCCAGAAGATGTGGCTGACCAACGGCGGGACGTCGACGCTGGTGGCCGTGCTGGCCCGAAGTGACGAAGGCCACCCTGAGGGAACCGCGCCCCACAAGTCGATGACGACGTTCCTCGTCGAGAAGGAGCCCGGCTTCGGAGAGGTCCGGCCCGGCCTGACCATCCCCGGGAAGATCGACAAGATGGGTTACAAGGGCGTCGACACGACCGAGCTCATCATGGACGACCTGCGCATTCCAGCCAATCGGGTCCTGGGCGGCACGACCGGCCGAGGGTTTTACCAAATGATGGACGGTGTCGAAGTCGGCCGGGTGAATGTCGCCGCGCGTGGTTGCGGAGTCGCACAGCGTGCATTCGAGTTGGGCGTTTCGTACGCCCAGCAGCGCCACACCTTCGGCAAACCGATCGCGCAGCACCAGGCGATCCAGTTCAAATTGGCCGAAATGGCCACCAAGGTCGAGGCCGCTCATGCGATGATGGTGAATGCGGCACGCAAAAAGGACTCCGGGGAACGGAACGACCTGGAGGCAGGGATGGCGAAGTACCTCGCCTCCGAGTACTGCAAGGAAGTCGTCGAGGACGCCTTCCGTATCCACGGCGGTTACGGCTTCTCCAAGGAGTACGAGATCGAGCGCCTCTACCGCGAGGCCCCGATGCTGCTGATCGGCGAAGGTACCGCCGAGATCCAGAAAATGATCATTGGCCGGCGCCTCCTGGAGGAGTACCGATTCCAGGGCTGA
- a CDS encoding dehydratase: MQFGRTFEEFEVGAVYKHWPGKTVTEYDDHLFCLLTMNHHPLHMDSNYAERTTDFGKNVVVGNYIYSLLLGMSVPDVSGKAIANLEVESLRHIAPTFHGDTIYGETTVLDKTPSKSKNDRGIVYVETKGYKQDGTVVCVFRRKVMVPTETYIKERGGEQPGRPTPSN, from the coding sequence ATGCAGTTCGGACGCACCTTCGAGGAGTTCGAGGTCGGCGCGGTCTACAAGCACTGGCCCGGAAAGACGGTCACGGAGTACGACGACCACCTCTTCTGCCTGCTGACCATGAACCACCACCCGCTGCACATGGACAGCAACTACGCGGAGAGGACGACCGACTTCGGGAAGAACGTCGTCGTCGGCAACTACATCTACTCGCTGCTGCTCGGCATGTCGGTGCCGGACGTCTCCGGCAAGGCCATCGCCAACCTGGAGGTCGAGTCGCTCAGGCACATCGCGCCGACCTTCCACGGCGACACGATCTACGGCGAGACGACGGTGCTGGACAAGACCCCGTCGAAGTCGAAGAACGACCGCGGGATCGTCTACGTGGAGACCAAGGGCTACAAGCAGGACGGCACGGTCGTCTGTGTCTTCCGGCGCAAGGTGATGGTCCCCACCGAGACGTACATCAAGGAGCGGGGCGGCGAGCAGCCGGGCCGCCCGACGCCGTCCAACTAG
- a CDS encoding CoA ester lyase produces the protein MTTPTPVNRLRPRRSCLAVPGSNPRFLEKAQGLPADQVFLDLEDACAPLAKEGARHHIVDALNNGDWSGKTRVVRVNDWTTHWTYRDVITVVEGAGPNLDCIMLPKVQDAQQVVALDLLLTQIEKTMGFEVGKIGIEAQIENAKGLVNIDEIGAASPRLETLIFGPADFMASINMKTLVVGQQPPGYPADAYHYILMRILMAARTHDLQAIDGPFLQIRDVDAYREVAGRAAALGFDGKWVLHPGQVDAANEVFSPSQEDYDHAELILDAYDWCTSEEGGKKGSAMLGDEMIDEASRKMALVIAGKGRAAGMQRTSKFEAPEV, from the coding sequence ATGACCACGCCCACCCCCGTGAACCGGCTGCGGCCCCGCCGCTCGTGTCTGGCCGTACCGGGCTCCAACCCGCGCTTCCTGGAGAAGGCCCAGGGCCTCCCGGCCGACCAGGTCTTCCTGGACCTGGAGGACGCCTGCGCGCCGCTGGCCAAGGAGGGCGCCCGCCACCACATCGTGGACGCGCTGAACAACGGTGACTGGAGCGGCAAGACCCGGGTCGTGCGGGTCAACGACTGGACGACGCACTGGACGTACCGGGACGTCATCACGGTCGTCGAGGGCGCGGGCCCCAACCTGGACTGCATCATGCTGCCGAAGGTCCAGGACGCCCAGCAGGTCGTGGCGCTGGACCTGCTGCTGACCCAGATCGAGAAGACGATGGGCTTCGAGGTCGGGAAGATCGGCATCGAGGCGCAGATCGAGAACGCCAAGGGCCTGGTGAACATCGACGAGATCGGCGCCGCCTCGCCCCGGCTGGAGACGCTGATCTTCGGCCCGGCCGACTTCATGGCCTCGATCAACATGAAGACCCTGGTCGTGGGCCAGCAGCCGCCCGGCTACCCTGCGGACGCGTACCACTACATCCTGATGCGCATCCTGATGGCGGCCCGCACGCACGACCTCCAGGCGATCGACGGCCCGTTCCTCCAGATCCGCGACGTGGACGCCTACCGCGAGGTGGCCGGCCGCGCCGCCGCCCTCGGCTTCGACGGCAAGTGGGTGCTCCACCCCGGCCAGGTCGACGCGGCCAACGAGGTGTTCTCGCCCTCGCAGGAGGACTACGACCACGCCGAGCTGATCCTCGACGCCTACGACTGGTGCACCTCCGAGGAGGGCGGCAAGAAGGGCTCGGCGATGCTCGGCGACGAGATGATCGACGAGGCCAGCCGCAAGATGGCACTCGTCATCGCGGGCAAGGGCCGGGCCGCCGGAATGCAGCGCACCTCCAAGTTCGAAGCCCCGGAGGTCTGA